In Tsuneonella sp. CC-YZS046, the genomic window GTCACGCCCCTGCGCCTCGATATGACCGATTACCACGGGATGGAGCGGCTCCGCACATTGTTCTGAGCAGTGCGCGGCAAAAACAGCCGCCCATCGCTTGGCTTCAAACCGATTGAACGTTAGCCTCACCAGAAATTTGACCATACATCATCGAAGGCTGCGGATACGATGGCCGCCCGCATTCTGGCAGCGTTGATTGCAGCGGTCGCGTGGATCGGCCTCGCGACGCAATTCCGCGCCAGCCTTGCCGCGCTTCATACAGTGCCCGCGACACTTTGGGCGATGCTGCTGTATTTCACCGTTATCACCAATCTGCTGGTTGCGGTCATGTTCACCGCCTTCGCATTGCGCCTCTCCAGGATCGCCACCCCTTTTTCCCTGGGCGGGGTCACAATAGCGATCCTGCTTGTGGGGATCGTCTACAACACGCTGCTGAAGGGCCTGGTCGAGCTGAGCGGCGGGGCGAAACTGGCCGACGCGATCAACCACAGCGTAACGCCCGTCACCGTAACCCTGTTCTGGCTTTTCGTGGCGGACAAGGGCCGCCTCGGCAAGTGGGCGCCGATTCAATGGGCGGGCTTTCCCCTGCTCTACTTCGTCTATGCGCTGGCGCGCGCATCGCTTGATGGCAAATATCCATACCCCTTCATGAATGTCGAACAACTGGGCTGGCCGCAGACGCTTGCCAATGCGGCGATCATGGCACTCGGCTTCGTGGCCGTGGGGTTTGCCATGCGCTGGCTGGACCGACGCCTTGCCCCCAAAGCCGTTACGGACTGAAAGCCCAGCCAGCCAGGCCGCCAAGGATAACCAGTGCCGGCGTGACCAGCTTTCCCTTGAGCAGCCACACTGCCGCGACACCGACCGCGAACAATGCAATGGCCGGCCCCACGTTGGAAACGCGTTCGAAAGTGGACCAGCTCAATTGCAGCCAGGTGGCGCCGATTACCCCGACCACAGCCGCCGCCACGCCGCTCAACAACCGATGAAGCGCGAGATTTTCCACAATCGCCTCCAATCTTTCGAACAGAATCAGGGAGAAAGCGAAGGCAGGCAGGAACATCCCTGCCGTTATCGCAAAGGCACCGCTCCAGCCGCCCGCGACGTAGCCGGCGAAAGTCGCGAATATGACGAGCGGAGCCGGCAAGGTTCCGGCCAGGGCCACGCCATCGAGGAAGCTGGCATCCGAAAGCCAGCCCCGGCCGACCGTATCCGCGCGCACATAGGGGATCGCCGTGTAGGCTCCGCCAAAAGTGAGCAGACCGCCTTTCAAACCGGCGAGAAACAAGTCGAAGGAGTTCGCCTGCCCATGCGATATTGGATCGGGAGCGACAGGATCGGGCCCTGATAGCTGAAGCGCCCATGCGAGCGCCATGGCGGCC contains:
- a CDS encoding Pr6Pr family membrane protein, yielding MAARILAALIAAVAWIGLATQFRASLAALHTVPATLWAMLLYFTVITNLLVAVMFTAFALRLSRIATPFSLGGVTIAILLVGIVYNTLLKGLVELSGGAKLADAINHSVTPVTVTLFWLFVADKGRLGKWAPIQWAGFPLLYFVYALARASLDGKYPYPFMNVEQLGWPQTLANAAIMALGFVAVGFAMRWLDRRLAPKAVTD
- the chrA gene encoding chromate efflux transporter encodes the protein MGLIQLFLKFLRFGCLAFGGPVAQIGMIRHALVDEERWISPARFNRLLAVMQILPGPEAHELCVHMGMMARGRIGGLLAGLGFMLPGFVLMLLAGWLYQHWILGHPGTAAAMLGIQIVVLAIILRAVQRIGGHALGDWLLWFLAGASFLATLAAVPFWIPLVAAGLVYAFSTRKAAVVAVLLAAMALAWALQLSGPDPVAPDPISHGQANSFDLFLAGLKGGLLTFGGAYTAIPYVRADTVGRGWLSDASFLDGVALAGTLPAPLVIFATFAGYVAGGWSGAFAITAGMFLPAFAFSLILFERLEAIVENLALHRLLSGVAAAVVGVIGATWLQLSWSTFERVSNVGPAIALFAVGVAAVWLLKGKLVTPALVILGGLAGWAFSP